A single window of Streptomyces xanthii DNA harbors:
- the nuoN gene encoding NADH-quinone oxidoreductase subunit NuoN: MSAPTVHTLWTVAADPIAKIDAPKIEYAQLSPTLIVIGAAVLGILVEAFVPRRQRYYAQAFLAIVAIAAAFAAVVGLAAGGYGTSKAHIAAMGAIAVDGPALFLQGTILLAGLVSIFTFAERRLDPEAHGNRVDSFAAQAAAVPGSDSEKAAVKAGFTTTEVFPLALFAIGGMLVFPAANDLLTLFIALEVFSLPLYLLCAVARRKRLMSQEAAVKYFLLGAFASAFTLFGIALLYGYAGSVSYATLAEVVDGTVATVNPALADTMGNDALLLIGMALVVMGLLFKVGAVPFHMWTPDVYQGAPTPVTGFMAAATKVAAFGALLRLLYVVLPGMRWDWRPVMWAVAIVTMLAGAVVAITQTDIKRLLAYSSIAHAGFILAGVIATTPQGVSSVLFYLAAYSFVTIGAFAVVTLVRDAGGEATHLSKWAGLGRRSPLVAAVFAVFLLAFAGIPLTSGFAGKFAVFKAAAEGGAGGLVVVGVISSAIAAFFYIRVIVLMFFSEPKADGPTVAVPSPLTMTTIGVGVAVTIVLGLAPQYFLDLASQAGVFVR, from the coding sequence GTGAGTGCCCCGACCGTCCACACCCTGTGGACAGTGGCGGCCGATCCGATCGCGAAGATCGACGCACCGAAGATCGAGTACGCGCAGCTGTCCCCGACGCTGATCGTGATCGGCGCGGCCGTCCTCGGCATCCTCGTCGAGGCCTTCGTCCCGCGCAGGCAGCGCTACTACGCGCAGGCGTTCCTGGCGATCGTCGCGATCGCCGCCGCCTTCGCGGCCGTCGTCGGCCTCGCCGCCGGCGGATACGGGACGAGCAAGGCGCACATCGCGGCCATGGGCGCGATCGCCGTCGACGGGCCGGCCCTGTTCCTCCAGGGGACCATCCTGCTCGCCGGACTCGTCTCGATCTTCACCTTCGCCGAGCGCCGGCTCGACCCGGAGGCGCACGGCAACCGCGTCGACTCGTTCGCCGCGCAGGCCGCTGCCGTGCCCGGCAGCGACAGCGAGAAGGCCGCGGTCAAGGCCGGGTTCACCACCACCGAGGTGTTCCCGCTCGCCCTGTTCGCGATCGGCGGCATGCTGGTCTTCCCCGCGGCGAACGACCTGCTGACGCTGTTCATCGCCCTGGAAGTCTTCTCGCTCCCGCTGTACCTGCTGTGCGCCGTGGCCCGCCGCAAGCGGCTCATGTCGCAGGAGGCCGCGGTCAAGTACTTCCTGCTCGGCGCCTTCGCCTCCGCGTTCACCCTCTTCGGCATCGCGCTCCTGTACGGCTACGCGGGCTCCGTCTCGTACGCCACGCTCGCCGAGGTCGTCGACGGCACCGTGGCGACCGTGAACCCGGCCCTGGCCGACACCATGGGCAACGACGCGCTGCTGCTCATCGGCATGGCGCTGGTCGTCATGGGGCTGCTCTTCAAGGTCGGCGCCGTGCCGTTCCACATGTGGACGCCCGACGTCTACCAGGGCGCCCCGACGCCGGTCACCGGCTTCATGGCGGCGGCCACCAAGGTCGCGGCCTTCGGCGCCCTGCTCCGGCTGCTCTACGTGGTGCTGCCGGGGATGCGCTGGGACTGGCGGCCGGTCATGTGGGCCGTGGCGATCGTCACGATGCTCGCCGGCGCGGTCGTCGCCATCACGCAGACCGACATCAAGCGACTCCTCGCGTACTCGTCGATCGCGCACGCCGGCTTCATCCTCGCCGGTGTCATCGCGACGACCCCGCAGGGCGTCTCGTCGGTCCTCTTCTACCTCGCCGCGTACTCCTTCGTGACCATCGGCGCCTTCGCCGTCGTCACGCTGGTGCGCGACGCGGGCGGCGAGGCCACGCACCTGTCGAAGTGGGCGGGGCTCGGCCGGCGCTCGCCGCTGGTCGCCGCCGTCTTCGCCGTCTTCCTTCTCGCCTTCGCCGGCATCCCGCTGACCTCCGGCTTCGCCGGAAAGTTCGCGGTGTTCAAGGCGGCGGCCGAGGGCGGGGCGGGTGGTCTGGTCGTGGTCGGTGTGATCTCGTCCGCGATCGCCGCGTTCTTCTACATCCGCGTGATCGTCCTCATGTTCTTCAGCGAGCCCAAGGCGGACGGCCCGACCGTGGCCGTGCCGTCGCCGCTGACCATGACGACGATCGGCGTGGGTGTGGCGGTCACGATCGTGCTGGGCCTCGCGCCGCAGTACTTCCTGGACCTGGCGAGCCAGGCCGGGGTGTTCGTGCGGTAG
- a CDS encoding NADH-quinone oxidoreductase subunit M, with translation MSFPLLTATAALPAVGAIVTAAVPAKRRTAAKWLALLFSVATLAVAAVVAVRFDPTGDRYQLTESYAWIKDFGVRYELGVDGIGVALIALTALLIPFVILAGWHDADPQETGAESLGSFAAGRWRPTQGFFALILLVEAMVIISFEATDVFLFYIFFEAMLIPMYFLIGGFGDRAGPHGEKEAATQRSYAAVKFLLYNLVGGLIMLAAVIGLYVVAGNFSLQEIAAARANGSLEMATSTERWLFLGFFFAFAVKAPLWPLHTWLPNAMGEATAPVAVLITAVVDKVGTFAMLRFCLQLFPEASKWATPAILVLALISIVYGALLAVGQRDIKRLVAYASISHFGFIIMGIFAMTSQGQSGATLYMVNHGLSTAALMLVAGFLISRRGSRLIADYGGVQKVAPVLAGTFLIGGLATLSLPGLAPFVSEFLVLVGTFTRYPVIGIIATFGIVLAALYTLVLYQRTMTGPVKPSTEGIADLRVRELAVVVPLIGVLIFLGVYPKPLTELVNPAVKHTLSDVHKKDPKPEVEAAHK, from the coding sequence ATGTCCTTTCCTCTGCTGACAGCGACGGCGGCGCTCCCGGCCGTGGGGGCGATCGTCACGGCCGCCGTGCCGGCCAAGCGACGCACCGCGGCCAAGTGGCTCGCGCTGCTGTTCTCGGTCGCGACACTCGCGGTAGCGGCGGTGGTCGCGGTCCGCTTCGACCCGACCGGCGACCGCTACCAACTCACCGAGTCCTACGCGTGGATCAAGGACTTCGGCGTCCGGTACGAGCTGGGTGTGGACGGCATCGGGGTGGCGCTCATCGCGCTGACCGCGCTGCTGATCCCGTTCGTGATCCTGGCCGGCTGGCACGACGCCGACCCGCAGGAGACCGGAGCTGAGTCTCTCGGCAGCTTCGCTGCGGGGCGCTGGCGGCCGACGCAGGGCTTCTTCGCCCTGATCCTGCTGGTCGAGGCGATGGTGATCATCTCCTTCGAGGCCACCGACGTCTTCCTCTTCTACATCTTCTTCGAGGCCATGCTCATCCCGATGTACTTCCTCATCGGAGGCTTCGGGGACCGCGCGGGCCCGCACGGCGAGAAGGAGGCCGCGACCCAGCGTTCGTACGCGGCGGTCAAGTTCCTCCTCTACAACCTCGTCGGCGGGCTCATCATGCTGGCGGCCGTCATCGGCCTCTACGTGGTCGCGGGGAACTTCTCGCTCCAGGAGATCGCCGCCGCCCGCGCGAACGGCTCCCTGGAGATGGCCACCAGCACCGAGCGCTGGCTCTTCCTCGGCTTCTTCTTCGCCTTCGCGGTGAAGGCCCCGCTGTGGCCGCTGCACACCTGGCTGCCGAACGCGATGGGCGAGGCCACGGCCCCGGTCGCCGTGCTCATCACGGCCGTGGTCGACAAGGTCGGCACCTTCGCGATGCTCCGCTTCTGCCTCCAGCTCTTCCCGGAGGCCAGCAAGTGGGCGACGCCGGCGATCCTCGTCCTGGCGCTCATCAGCATCGTCTACGGGGCACTGCTCGCCGTCGGCCAGCGCGACATCAAGCGCCTGGTCGCCTACGCGTCGATCTCGCACTTCGGCTTCATCATCATGGGCATCTTCGCGATGACCAGTCAGGGCCAGTCCGGCGCGACGCTCTACATGGTCAACCACGGCCTGTCGACGGCCGCGCTCATGCTGGTCGCCGGCTTCCTCATCTCCCGCCGCGGCTCCCGCCTCATCGCGGACTACGGCGGCGTGCAGAAGGTCGCCCCGGTGCTCGCCGGAACCTTCCTGATCGGCGGCCTGGCGACGCTGTCGCTGCCCGGACTCGCCCCGTTCGTCAGCGAGTTCCTGGTCCTGGTCGGCACGTTCACCCGCTACCCGGTCATCGGGATCATCGCGACGTTCGGCATCGTCCTCGCCGCGCTGTACACGCTGGTCCTCTACCAGCGCACCATGACCGGCCCGGTGAAGCCCTCGACCGAGGGCATCGCGGACCTCCGGGTGCGTGAGCTCGCGGTCGTGGTCCCGCTGATCGGCGTACTGATCTTCCTCGGTGTGTACCCGAAGCCGCTCACCGAGCTGGTGAACCCGGCGGTCAAGCACACCCTGTCCGACGTCCACAAGAAGGACCCGAAGCCGGAAGTGGAGGCGGCTCACAAATGA
- the nuoL gene encoding NADH-quinone oxidoreductase subunit L, which translates to MENLIALLVAAPLLGAAVLLCGGRALDRVGHLLGTVFAAASFVIAVVLFSDLLGKGPEDRTLAQHLFSWIPVEGFQADVAFQLDQLSMTFVLLISGVGTLIHIYSIGYMEHDERRRRFFGYLNLFLAAMLLLVLADNYLLLYVGWEGVGLASYLLIGFWQHKPSAATAAKKAFLVNRVGDMGLSIAIMLMFTTFGTFAFGPVLDSVGDTSEGKLTAIGLMLLLAACGKSAQVPLQSWLGDAMEGPTPVSALIHAATMVTAGVYLIVRSGAIFNGAPDAQLVVTIVGAVTLLFGAIVGCAKDDIKKALAGSTMSQIGYMILAAGLGPVGYVFAIMHLVTHGFFKAGLFLGAGSVMHGMNDEVDMRKYGALRKYMPVTFVTFGLGYLAIIGFPGLSGFFSKDKIIEAAFAKGGTEGWILGSVALLGAAITAFYMTRVMIMTFFGEKRWQPDADGHEPHPHESPSSMTIPMIVLAFGSVFAGGFFSIGDRFLNWLEPVTGHDHGHAPISAAAVTGATMVCLVIGVGIAWLQYGRRTVPVVAPRGSLLTRAARRDLLQDDFNHVVLVRGGEHLTRSLVYVDHTLVDGVVNGTAASVGGLSGRLRKLQNGYVRSYAVSMFGGAALIVAATLLMRAV; encoded by the coding sequence GTGGAGAACTTGATTGCGCTGCTGGTAGCGGCGCCACTGCTCGGAGCGGCCGTCCTGCTCTGCGGCGGGCGGGCACTGGACCGGGTGGGTCATCTGCTCGGCACCGTGTTCGCGGCCGCCTCCTTCGTGATCGCCGTCGTGCTCTTCTCCGATCTGCTGGGCAAGGGCCCGGAGGACCGCACGCTCGCCCAGCACCTGTTCAGCTGGATCCCTGTCGAGGGCTTCCAGGCGGACGTCGCGTTCCAGCTCGACCAGCTGTCGATGACGTTCGTGCTGCTGATCTCCGGCGTGGGCACGCTGATCCACATCTACTCGATCGGGTACATGGAGCACGACGAGCGGCGCCGCCGCTTCTTCGGCTACCTGAACCTGTTCCTCGCGGCGATGCTCCTGCTGGTCCTCGCCGACAACTACCTGCTCCTGTACGTCGGCTGGGAGGGCGTGGGCCTCGCCTCGTACCTCCTGATCGGCTTCTGGCAGCACAAGCCGAGCGCGGCCACCGCCGCGAAGAAGGCGTTCCTCGTCAACCGGGTCGGCGACATGGGTCTGTCGATCGCGATCATGCTGATGTTCACGACCTTCGGCACCTTCGCCTTCGGCCCGGTGCTCGACAGCGTCGGTGACACGTCGGAGGGCAAGCTCACCGCGATCGGCCTGATGCTGCTGCTCGCCGCGTGCGGCAAGTCGGCGCAGGTGCCGCTGCAGTCCTGGCTCGGGGACGCGATGGAGGGTCCGACCCCGGTCTCGGCCCTCATCCACGCCGCGACCATGGTGACCGCGGGCGTCTACCTGATCGTCCGCTCCGGCGCGATCTTCAACGGGGCGCCGGACGCCCAGCTGGTCGTCACCATCGTCGGCGCGGTCACGCTCCTGTTCGGTGCGATCGTCGGTTGCGCGAAGGACGACATCAAGAAGGCGCTGGCCGGCTCGACGATGTCGCAGATCGGCTACATGATCCTCGCCGCGGGCCTCGGCCCCGTCGGCTACGTGTTCGCGATCATGCACCTGGTGACGCACGGCTTCTTCAAGGCCGGGCTCTTCCTCGGCGCCGGTTCTGTCATGCACGGCATGAACGACGAGGTCGACATGCGCAAGTACGGCGCCCTGCGCAAGTACATGCCGGTCACCTTCGTGACGTTCGGCCTCGGCTACCTGGCCATCATCGGTTTCCCGGGCCTGTCCGGCTTCTTCTCCAAGGACAAGATCATCGAGGCGGCCTTCGCGAAGGGCGGGACCGAGGGCTGGATCCTCGGCTCGGTCGCGCTGCTGGGCGCCGCGATCACCGCGTTCTACATGACCCGCGTGATGATCATGACGTTCTTCGGCGAGAAGCGCTGGCAGCCGGACGCGGACGGCCACGAGCCGCACCCGCACGAGTCGCCCTCGTCCATGACGATCCCGATGATCGTCCTCGCGTTCGGCTCGGTCTTCGCCGGCGGATTCTTCTCCATCGGGGACCGCTTCCTGAACTGGCTGGAGCCGGTCACCGGCCACGACCACGGGCACGCGCCGATCAGCGCGGCCGCGGTCACCGGGGCCACCATGGTGTGCCTCGTGATCGGCGTGGGCATCGCCTGGCTCCAGTACGGGCGCCGCACGGTCCCGGTCGTCGCCCCGCGCGGCTCGCTGCTCACCCGGGCCGCCCGCCGCGACCTCCTCCAGGACGACTTCAACCACGTCGTCCTCGTACGCGGCGGCGAGCACCTCACCCGCTCGCTCGTCTACGTGGACCACACCCTGGTCGACGGGGTGGTCAACGGGACGGCGGCCTCGGTCGGCGGACTCTCCGGCCGGCTGCGCAAGCTCCAGAACGGCTACGTGCGCTCGTACGCCGTCTCGATGTTCGGCGGTGCGGCACTCATCGTCGCCGCGACCCTGCTGATGAGGGCGGTCTGA
- the nuoK gene encoding NADH-quinone oxidoreductase subunit NuoK produces the protein MNPVNYLYLAALLFTIGATGVLIRRNAIVVFMCIELMLNACNLAFVAFSRMHGNLDGQIIAFFTMVVAAAEVVVGLAIIVSLFRTRHSASVDDAGLMKL, from the coding sequence GTGAATCCGGTCAACTACCTGTATCTCGCCGCCCTGTTGTTCACGATCGGCGCCACCGGCGTGCTCATCAGGCGGAACGCGATCGTCGTGTTCATGTGCATCGAGCTGATGCTGAACGCGTGCAACCTCGCGTTCGTCGCGTTCTCCCGGATGCACGGCAATCTCGACGGCCAGATCATCGCGTTCTTCACGATGGTCGTCGCCGCCGCGGAGGTCGTGGTCGGGCTCGCGATCATCGTGTCGCTGTTCCGTACCCGCCACTCGGCCTCGGTCGACGACGCCGGCCTGATGAAGCTGTAA
- a CDS encoding NADH-quinone oxidoreductase subunit J, with the protein MSAQLAAYTTSTGEAFQFWVLGTVAVIGALCTILMKKAVHSALCLAGTMIILAVFYLANGAYFLGIVQIVVYTGAIMMLFLFVVMLVGVTAADSLKETIKGQRWLAALCGIGFGVLLIAGIGNASLTQFTGLGQANANGNVEGLAALIFTKYVFAFEITGALLITATVGAMVLTHRERTERAKTQRELAEQRVREGKHLPPLPAPGVYARHNAVDIAGLLPDGTPSELTVMQTLRERGQIRDVSGEALSDLKALEQRSAERLERDSRDKAEEASK; encoded by the coding sequence ATGAGTGCTCAACTCGCCGCCTACACAACCTCCACCGGCGAGGCCTTCCAGTTCTGGGTCCTAGGCACCGTCGCCGTCATCGGCGCCCTGTGCACGATCCTGATGAAGAAGGCCGTGCACAGCGCGCTGTGCCTGGCCGGGACCATGATCATCCTCGCGGTGTTCTACCTGGCCAACGGGGCGTACTTCCTGGGCATCGTCCAGATCGTCGTCTACACGGGCGCGATCATGATGCTGTTCCTCTTCGTGGTCATGCTCGTCGGCGTCACCGCCGCCGACTCCCTGAAGGAGACCATCAAGGGGCAGCGCTGGCTGGCCGCCCTGTGCGGGATCGGCTTCGGCGTCCTGCTGATCGCGGGGATCGGGAACGCGTCGCTGACGCAGTTCACCGGCCTGGGCCAGGCGAACGCGAACGGGAACGTGGAGGGCCTCGCCGCCCTCATCTTCACCAAGTACGTGTTCGCCTTCGAGATCACCGGTGCCCTGCTCATCACGGCGACCGTCGGCGCGATGGTGCTCACGCACCGGGAGCGCACCGAGCGGGCCAAGACCCAGCGCGAGCTGGCCGAGCAGCGTGTCCGCGAGGGCAAGCACCTGCCGCCGCTGCCCGCCCCCGGCGTCTACGCCCGGCACAACGCGGTGGACATCGCGGGCCTGCTGCCCGACGGCACCCCGTCGGAGCTCACGGTCATGCAGACGCTGCGCGAGCGCGGCCAGATCCGGGACGTGTCCGGTGAGGCGCTCAGCGACCTCAAGGCCCTGGAGCAGCGTTCGGCCGAGCGGCTGGAGCGCGACTCCCGCGACAAGGCAGAGGAGGCGTCGAAGTGA
- the nuoI gene encoding NADH-quinone oxidoreductase subunit NuoI, which yields MADEKNEKNEKDTAPGFMNPVAGFGVTFKAMFKKRLTEQYPEQPKTTAPRFHGRHQLNRHPDGLEKCVGCELCAWACPADAIYVEGADNTEEERYSPGERYGRVYQINYARCILCGLCIEACPTRALTMTNEFELADSSRANLIYTKEQLLAGLEEGMVDSPHSIFPGMDEQDYYRGLVTEAAPGTERQVAVSKGERPEEQGADA from the coding sequence ATGGCTGACGAGAAGAACGAGAAGAACGAGAAGGACACCGCGCCGGGGTTCATGAACCCTGTCGCCGGCTTCGGCGTGACCTTCAAGGCCATGTTCAAGAAGCGGCTGACCGAGCAGTACCCGGAGCAACCGAAGACCACCGCTCCCCGCTTCCACGGCAGGCACCAGCTCAACCGCCATCCGGACGGCCTGGAGAAGTGCGTCGGCTGCGAGCTGTGCGCCTGGGCCTGCCCGGCGGACGCCATCTACGTGGAGGGCGCGGACAACACGGAGGAGGAGCGCTACTCCCCGGGAGAGCGCTACGGCCGCGTCTACCAGATCAACTACGCCCGCTGCATCCTGTGCGGCCTGTGCATCGAGGCGTGCCCCACGCGCGCGCTGACGATGACGAACGAGTTCGAACTCGCCGACAGCAGCCGGGCCAACCTGATCTACACGAAGGAGCAGCTGCTCGCCGGCCTCGAGGAGGGCATGGTCGACAGCCCGCACTCGATCTTCCCCGGCATGGACGAGCAGGACTACTACCGGGGCCTGGTGACCGAGGCCGCGCCCGGCACCGAGCGCCAGGTCGCGGTCTCCAAGGGCGAACGGCCGGAGGAACAGGGGGCTGACGCATGA
- the nuoH gene encoding NADH-quinone oxidoreductase subunit NuoH yields MSPTALNQLALEDLSMFGRDPWWLVVIKAVFCFAFLMVTVLFSIVWERKVVAWMQLRIGPNRHGPWGMLQSLADGIKLMLKEDVIVKRADKVVYVLAPIVAAIPAFMAIAVIPFGPAGNEISIFGTRTTMQLTDLPIAMLYVLAVASVGIYGIVLAGWSSGSTYPLLGGLRSCAQMISYEIAMGAAFASVFLYSGSMSTSEIVAQQHDRWYIVLLPVSFLIYIVTMVGETNRAPFDMPESEGDLVGGFNTEYSSIKFAMFMLAEYVNMVTVSAVSVTLFLGGWRAPWPISTFWEGANHGWWPMLWFVVKVQLLLFFFIWLRGTLPRVRYDQLMKLGWKVLIPVSVVWLMLVATVRTLQNENYDFAEIALYVGGGILVLLLLSFVVDIFRDRGAKQAEAEAAAKPAAFDPMAGGFPVPPLPGQSLPPVPRRRSRRDRELIVSGGPDTQSDESLGGSRDGKEASDG; encoded by the coding sequence ATGAGCCCGACGGCACTGAACCAGCTCGCCCTCGAAGACCTGTCGATGTTCGGCCGCGACCCCTGGTGGCTGGTCGTCATCAAGGCGGTGTTCTGCTTCGCCTTCCTGATGGTGACCGTGCTGTTCTCCATCGTGTGGGAGCGCAAGGTCGTCGCCTGGATGCAGCTGCGCATCGGCCCGAACCGGCACGGCCCCTGGGGCATGCTCCAGTCGCTCGCCGACGGCATCAAGCTGATGCTCAAGGAAGACGTCATCGTCAAGCGCGCGGACAAGGTCGTCTACGTCCTCGCGCCGATCGTCGCGGCCATCCCGGCCTTCATGGCGATCGCGGTGATCCCCTTCGGGCCCGCCGGCAACGAGATCTCGATCTTCGGCACGCGCACCACGATGCAGCTCACCGACCTGCCGATCGCGATGCTCTACGTCCTCGCGGTCGCCTCGGTCGGCATCTACGGCATCGTCCTCGCCGGCTGGTCCTCGGGCTCCACGTACCCGCTGCTCGGCGGCCTGCGCTCGTGCGCGCAGATGATCTCCTACGAGATCGCGATGGGCGCCGCGTTCGCCTCGGTCTTCCTGTACTCGGGCTCGATGTCCACCTCGGAGATCGTCGCCCAGCAGCACGACCGCTGGTACATCGTGCTGCTGCCCGTCTCGTTCCTCATCTACATCGTCACGATGGTCGGCGAGACGAACCGCGCCCCGTTCGACATGCCGGAGTCCGAGGGCGACCTCGTGGGCGGCTTCAACACCGAGTACTCGTCCATCAAGTTCGCGATGTTCATGCTCGCCGAGTACGTGAACATGGTGACGGTCTCCGCGGTGTCCGTGACGCTCTTCCTGGGCGGCTGGCGCGCGCCGTGGCCGATCTCCACGTTCTGGGAGGGCGCGAACCACGGCTGGTGGCCGATGCTCTGGTTCGTCGTCAAGGTCCAGCTGCTGCTGTTCTTCTTCATCTGGCTGCGCGGCACGCTCCCGCGCGTGCGCTACGACCAGCTGATGAAGCTCGGCTGGAAGGTCCTCATCCCGGTCTCCGTGGTGTGGCTGATGCTCGTCGCCACCGTGCGGACGCTGCAGAACGAGAACTACGACTTCGCCGAGATCGCCCTCTACGTCGGCGGCGGCATCCTCGTGCTCCTGCTGCTCTCGTTCGTCGTGGACATCTTCCGCGACCGCGGCGCCAAGCAGGCCGAGGCCGAGGCGGCGGCGAAACCCGCGGCCTTCGACCCGATGGCGGGCGGCTTCCCGGTGCCACCGCTGCCCGGACAGTCCCTGCCGCCCGTGCCGCGCCGACGCTCGCGCCGTGACCGCGAGTTGATTGTCAGTGGCGGCCCCGATACTCAGAGTGACGAGTCACTCGGCGGATCTCGCGACGGAAAGGAGGCGTCCGATGGCTGA